CTTCGAATTCGCCAAATACATGTACGGCCTGCACATCTCTACCGTCCACATCCTGATAAACGCAGTTTTGCTCTACGACAAAGACTTCACTACGAAGCCGTAGTATTTCGTATAGTTCAGTGGCAGAAAGTGTCTCAAAAGGCTTTATTTTCCAAGTTAGGGTCATGGGTAATTCATTTAAGGTTTATGCAATTCCAAATATATCGATATCACACTGCAACATCCTATTGTTTTTAAAAAAACTTAACAGATTTCACAATGGATTCCAGTTCATACATAATATCACGGTTGGGGATGGACGGCGCATACGCAAATCCTTCAATCACCAATATGCGTTTGTTTTTTTCATCAATAATCGTATAATTCTGAAAGGAACCTGACATAAAATCATTCTTCATTTCCCAGCGCCCTTTGGTTTCAAAAGCTTTGCGCCCTTCCAGTTTTATCTGTTGGATGTAAGGCGAATAGGATTCTTCGGAAATCATATAAGTGCCCGCCTGCGTACCATGAACATAGAGATTACCAATAGAATCCCTGTTTTTCACAATATGCTGTATGACATTCTGGTCTTTTAAAATGGAACTCATCGGAACCTGGTAAATCAGGATGCTGGCATTTCCACTTGGGATTTCTTTTTTCAGCCAGATGAAATGGTCGTTGGTAACCGCATACGTATAAGCCGACGGTATTTTTAAGGATACCCGAAACCGCTCAATGATTTTTTTGCAATCGAGTGCCGCCACAGCACTGCGCTTCTGGCATTCCAGAATTTCACCCTGTTTGAGCCTCTTGATTATGGTATCTGATTTTTTCTCGATCAGCGAAATCAGTTCGGGGATATTTTTTCCGGTAATATGGATTACGGTCTGGTTTTTCGCAAACTCATCCTCCTTAATGCTGAATGCATTGGCATTCGCTTTTTTAATGATTACGATATTGCGGTTGTGGCAGAAAAAATCAGTGGTAGCTTTCGTAGTACACTGGTTGATGGTAAAAAGCGGTTCTTCCTGAAACAAGCCTTCAATTGGGGAGGCCAATTTCTTCCGGATACTATCACCTACTTCACCATTCCATAGTGGGTCATCAATGACGATGGTCACATCATTGATATCACCTGTGGATTCCTGGCCGGCATCGTCTTTTTGATGATTGTGGCAACTGGCCATGGTCATTGCAAAAAAGACTACTAGCGTAAAATATTTCATGGGGGCACTATTTTTTTCGGAATGCAAAACTACAGCAATTGCGTAAAAATAAAAATCCCGGCGAGTGTAAAACCTGCCGGGATTCATATAATCAATCGAAATTCAACGTATTATCCGTTAATTTTCAGTTTCATTCCAGGTTTGATACTTTCCCCACTAATACCGTTCCACTTTTTAATATCCGTGATAGAAACTCCAGGATATTTTTTAGAAATCGTATAAAGTGAGTCCCCTTTCTTCACCGTGTAAAACTGTTCTTTCTCTGGTGTAAACTCTTTTTTAGTGCTTTTAACCGTTTTAGTTTCTTTTACATCAACGGAAGCTACAACATCATTAGTAATGATTTTCAGCTTGTTGCCTACTTTCACAGTATTGTCTTCCATGTCGTTCCATTTTCTAAGATCGTCAATGGTTACATTATATTTCTGTGCGATTTTACCAAGGTTATCACCTGCTTTTACTACATAATCAGTAGCTGTTGCCAGGTCAATCTCTTTATCAATGATCAGTCCTTCTTTGGCATCGCCATCGTTCTGTGCAATCGCTTCATTATCCACTACTGTTTTAAGTTTTTTGCCCAAAGGTGCAGTGTCTGTTTTCAGGTTGTTCCATTTTTTAAGGTCTTCAACGCTTACTCCGAATTTCTGTGCGATTTTATTCAGGTTATCCCCGTTTTGTACCACATATATATCCGATGTTTTCTCGATTTCCTTTTTAAGGATCAAACCTTCTTTTGCTTTTGTTTTTTCTACTTTCGGTTCCGCTACAGCTACTGCGGTTTCAATTTCCACTGCATTGATCTGCTGTACAATTTTCAGCTTTCTGCCCAAAGGCACATTATTGCTGCGCAATTTGTTCCAGCTTTTCACCTGTGCCAGACTTACACCATAACGGCTTGCAATCTGACCCAGTGTATCGCCACGCTTTACCGTATGGAATTTTGTTTTTGTTTTCGCCACATTCGTACTGGCTACAGCACGGGAAGAATCAGCAGGAGCAGAAGTACTTCTGGAAGCATAAGCGCTTTCATATGGTCTTTCTCTCTTATTATCTTCTGATTGGATGTAAGCATAAATCTTATCTTCATTTGACGTAAACAAACCAATCTTATCTACCGGAAGCCTAAGGTAATGGTTGGTTGCATTTTCAAAAGGAATCACATCCAGTTTATAACCCGGATTCATGAATTGCAATTGTGCAACCGGTACATCCAATAATTGGGATACTTGCTTGAATGTCATTTTCTTTTTTACCATAATCGTATCAGTTGCCAAATAAGCCACAGGTGCTTTTTTAGGATTGATACCGTGTTCTTTATGGTATTCGTAAATGTACATCGTTGCTAAGAAAGCCGGAAGGTATCCCTGGGTTTCTTTTGGAAGGTTTTTACGGATGTTCCAGTAATTCTTTTGCCCGTTTGAACGGCGAATTGCTTTGGTAACATTCCCAGGCCCTGCGTTATATGATGCCAGTACCAAATCCCAGTCTCCAAACATATTGTACAGCCCGGATAGGTATTGACAGGCAGCTTCTGTTGCTTTCAATGGATCACTTCTTTCGTCTACATAGGAAGTAACATCAAGGTTGTATTGTTTTCCGGTAGCATACATAAATTGCCATAATCCCGCTGCTCCTACTCTTGATTTTGCTCTTGGATTCAAGGCCGATTCAATAATCGCCAGGTATTTAATCTCCAACGGTACGTTATACTTGGCTAAAGCCGTTTCAAACATTGGGAAATAAAACTCTGAAACCGCCATCAAACGCTCGTATGAACGTTTTCTGTTTTTCAGGAAGGATTTTATTACGTTTTCCAGTCCCTGGTTGTATTCAATATTGAAAGGTGATTTTGCGTCCATAGCCGCAAGCCGTTCTTTCAACAGGTCCGTGGACAAATCATAATCTACTTTCTCATCGGGATTGATTTTTGAAATATCCGAAAACATCTCATCCGAAAGCTCCGTATTCGCTAACTCACTCATCCACAAGCTGTCCAAACAAGCTGCTTCTTCATGGTGTACAAACGTTAATTTCAAAGAATCTAATGTGGATAATCTCGGCTGAGCAGCCATCAGCAGGTCCTGCTCGGTACTTTCCTGAGCCAGCACAACCGGTGCCGCAAAGAGAAGTAACAGAGGCAAAAATGTTCTTTTATTCATCTTTAATTTGAGTTTTATTTTTCTTAAGTTTTATGGATACACCATAATAATTCATTTTCCTTTTCATACGTATTGTCTAAAACTATTTGTCTTTTTGGGAACAAAAACTGAGTAACAGATTAGATTTCAAATCATTAAATAAACAATTTTGAAACACAAACATAAACAGTTATAACTAAAAAAATAAACTTTTATTGTTAATTGTGATTCGTTAGTCGAGAATTGCGGCAATTCCGGGTAGTGTTTTACCTTCGAGCATTTCAAGCATAGCACCGCCTCCCGTAGAGACATAACTCATTTTTTCTTCGAGTCCAAATTGTTTTACAGCCGCTACAGAGTCTCCTCCACCAACCAGTGAAAACGCTCCTTTTTCGGTTGCTTCTGCTATAAAATTACCCAATGCAATCGTTCCTTTTGCGAAATTTTCCATTTCGAAAACGCCTAATGGGCCATTCCAAAGGATTGTTTTGGATTCCAATATTATTTTTTTAAACTGCTCCAGGGATTTTGGTCCTGCATCCAGTCCTTGCCATCCGTCCGGAATTTTAGTTACGTCCACTACCTGCGTTGCAGCATCATTGCTGAAATTATCTGCAGCAATTACATCTACCGGTAAATGGATCTGTACGTTTTTTTGTTTGGCCAAGGCCAATATTTCCAAAGCCAGTTCCTGTTTGTCATCCTCACAGATGGAATCCCCGATCTTACCGCCTTGCGCTTTGATGAAGGTAAATGTCATTCCA
The Flavobacterium kingsejongi genome window above contains:
- a CDS encoding DUF4837 family protein gives rise to the protein MKYFTLVVFFAMTMASCHNHQKDDAGQESTGDINDVTIVIDDPLWNGEVGDSIRKKLASPIEGLFQEEPLFTINQCTTKATTDFFCHNRNIVIIKKANANAFSIKEDEFAKNQTVIHITGKNIPELISLIEKKSDTIIKRLKQGEILECQKRSAVAALDCKKIIERFRVSLKIPSAYTYAVTNDHFIWLKKEIPSGNASILIYQVPMSSILKDQNVIQHIVKNRDSIGNLYVHGTQAGTYMISEESYSPYIQQIKLEGRKAFETKGRWEMKNDFMSGSFQNYTIIDEKNKRILVIEGFAYAPSIPNRDIMYELESIVKSVKFF
- a CDS encoding LysM peptidoglycan-binding domain-containing protein: MNKRTFLPLLLLFAAPVVLAQESTEQDLLMAAQPRLSTLDSLKLTFVHHEEAACLDSLWMSELANTELSDEMFSDISKINPDEKVDYDLSTDLLKERLAAMDAKSPFNIEYNQGLENVIKSFLKNRKRSYERLMAVSEFYFPMFETALAKYNVPLEIKYLAIIESALNPRAKSRVGAAGLWQFMYATGKQYNLDVTSYVDERSDPLKATEAACQYLSGLYNMFGDWDLVLASYNAGPGNVTKAIRRSNGQKNYWNIRKNLPKETQGYLPAFLATMYIYEYHKEHGINPKKAPVAYLATDTIMVKKKMTFKQVSQLLDVPVAQLQFMNPGYKLDVIPFENATNHYLRLPVDKIGLFTSNEDKIYAYIQSEDNKRERPYESAYASRSTSAPADSSRAVASTNVAKTKTKFHTVKRGDTLGQIASRYGVSLAQVKSWNKLRSNNVPLGRKLKIVQQINAVEIETAVAVAEPKVEKTKAKEGLILKKEIEKTSDIYVVQNGDNLNKIAQKFGVSVEDLKKWNNLKTDTAPLGKKLKTVVDNEAIAQNDGDAKEGLIIDKEIDLATATDYVVKAGDNLGKIAQKYNVTIDDLRKWNDMEDNTVKVGNKLKIITNDVVASVDVKETKTVKSTKKEFTPEKEQFYTVKKGDSLYTISKKYPGVSITDIKKWNGISGESIKPGMKLKING